In Pedobacter sp. WC2423, the following are encoded in one genomic region:
- a CDS encoding M16 family metallopeptidase yields MVDFNRFTLANGLRVLVHEDDTTPMAVLNILYDVGARDEEEGKTGFAHLFEHLMFGGSVNIPVYDEPLQRVGGENNAFTSNDITNYYITLPATNIETAFWLESDRMLSLAFSEKSLETQRNVVCEEFKQRYLNQPYGDVWLKLRPLAYKKHAYRWATIGQDLAQIENASMEDVKAFFKKHYNPQNAIMVVGGNVKTEEIKLLAEKWFSPIPAGDKYVRNLVQEPAQTEARKETVTANVPLNAFYLAFKMCARRDADYQAYDLLSDVLSQGQSSRLYNSLLKDQQLFSDIHAYITSSLDEGLFVVEGKLSEGVTMEAAEKAVWAELDKIATEEVSQIELTKVKNKSESIMVFAEMSLLDKAMNLAYYELLGDADGLNTEIQKYLAVDAARLLQVAKKTFVRAQCSTLYYLTSENA; encoded by the coding sequence ATGGTAGATTTTAATCGTTTTACACTAGCTAATGGCTTACGTGTTCTGGTACACGAAGATGATACAACCCCTATGGCGGTATTAAACATCCTTTATGATGTTGGTGCGCGTGATGAGGAAGAGGGTAAAACCGGTTTTGCACATCTTTTTGAACACCTCATGTTTGGAGGTTCTGTGAATATACCTGTCTATGATGAACCGCTGCAAAGAGTAGGAGGGGAAAACAATGCTTTCACGAGTAATGACATCACAAATTATTATATCACTTTGCCGGCTACGAATATTGAAACTGCTTTCTGGCTGGAAAGTGATCGTATGCTGAGCCTGGCGTTTTCTGAGAAAAGTCTGGAAACACAGCGTAACGTGGTTTGTGAAGAGTTTAAACAAAGATATTTAAATCAGCCTTATGGTGATGTATGGCTGAAGTTAAGGCCGCTTGCTTATAAAAAGCATGCTTATCGCTGGGCAACTATAGGACAGGATCTCGCGCAAATCGAAAATGCTTCGATGGAAGATGTGAAGGCCTTCTTTAAAAAACATTATAATCCGCAGAATGCCATTATGGTTGTGGGTGGAAATGTAAAAACGGAAGAGATTAAGTTGCTGGCAGAAAAATGGTTCAGTCCTATTCCTGCGGGAGATAAATATGTGAGGAATCTGGTTCAGGAGCCTGCGCAAACTGAAGCGCGTAAGGAAACCGTGACTGCAAATGTTCCTTTAAATGCATTTTACCTGGCTTTTAAAATGTGTGCACGCAGAGATGCTGATTACCAGGCTTATGATCTTTTATCTGATGTACTTTCTCAGGGACAGTCTTCCAGATTATATAACAGTTTACTGAAAGATCAGCAGTTGTTTAGTGATATTCATGCTTATATTACGAGTAGTCTGGATGAAGGTTTATTCGTTGTAGAGGGTAAACTGAGTGAAGGAGTGACGATGGAAGCCGCCGAAAAAGCTGTTTGGGCTGAACTTGATAAAATTGCAACCGAAGAGGTTAGCCAGATAGAATTGACGAAAGTGAAAAATAAGTCGGAATCTATCATGGTGTTTGCGGAAATGAGCCTGCTTGATAAAGCAATGAATCTTGCTTATTATGAGCTATTGGGTGATGCAGACGGATTAAATACTGAAATTCAGAAATACCTTGCTGTTGATGCGGCCAGACTGCTTCAAGTTGCCAAAAAGACTTTTGTGAGAGCGCAATGTTCTACTTTATACTACTTAACTTCCGAAAATGCTTAA